Proteins encoded in a region of the Paenibacillus sp. E222 genome:
- a CDS encoding response regulator — protein MNLTALLVDDELPILENLSFILPWEDMGIEIVGTARSGSEALDKVAECHPDIMLCDIRMPSMDGLELIQILREQGETCEIILLTGYQQFEYARTAIRHNVHDYICKPIDYLDLEQKLRELASQIQKKRLEVEAERHRKSEMEVWVRHKHIIDLIRKEEDSLYSSPPSSPEPQASSLRYILLLIDVSGYFKHSIGWSGARHQSWHGMIRSKLREITDRICAGTLLISARKGEWCMLVEASDEWRLRADALAQQVQLELDMTFEIGSGMKTRVIQDVMPVKLDDQMAERYRHCQRLLIMNDSNQRSDALEQESAEHSMMSSKEPSSRTTMWITKEDLDLITRWIRQGNKQGLIDLLVRLKHRMSEHKSTLDGVAENSLRFLLVHMLRELREVHVMAEQDEIHFWSALHSATSIKELIELAEALAYVCHDKKSVPRPSVSELISSACEYMNARLECDLGIDEVADWLGISPGYFCQLFKNQMGVTFVEYMTHKRMESAALLLSTTEWSITAIGEATGYKERRYFSKVFHKHFHMKPSEFRSNQRAGS, from the coding sequence ATGAATCTAACCGCGTTGTTGGTTGACGATGAGCTGCCGATTTTGGAGAATTTGAGTTTTATTTTGCCATGGGAAGACATGGGCATTGAAATTGTAGGTACGGCCAGAAGCGGGTCCGAAGCACTGGATAAAGTTGCAGAATGTCACCCTGACATCATGTTATGTGATATTCGCATGCCATCTATGGATGGTCTGGAACTGATTCAAATATTACGTGAGCAAGGTGAAACTTGCGAGATTATTTTGCTGACAGGATATCAGCAGTTCGAGTATGCTCGTACAGCCATTCGTCACAATGTCCATGATTACATATGCAAGCCAATCGATTATCTGGATCTGGAACAGAAATTACGTGAGCTGGCTAGTCAGATTCAGAAGAAACGGTTGGAAGTGGAGGCCGAACGCCACCGCAAATCGGAGATGGAAGTATGGGTAAGGCACAAACATATCATTGACCTGATACGAAAAGAGGAAGATTCATTATATTCTTCCCCTCCTTCTTCCCCCGAACCACAGGCATCTTCGTTACGATATATCCTGCTGCTTATCGATGTGTCGGGTTATTTTAAACATTCGATCGGATGGTCTGGGGCTCGGCATCAAAGCTGGCATGGAATGATCCGTTCCAAACTTAGGGAGATTACAGACCGGATTTGTGCAGGAACTCTGCTGATTTCGGCCCGTAAGGGAGAATGGTGCATGTTGGTGGAGGCGTCAGATGAATGGAGACTGCGAGCAGATGCACTGGCTCAACAGGTTCAGTTGGAACTAGATATGACATTTGAGATAGGTTCAGGCATGAAGACAAGGGTCATTCAGGATGTTATGCCTGTGAAACTGGATGATCAGATGGCTGAGCGATACCGGCACTGTCAGCGATTACTAATCATGAATGATTCTAATCAGCGCAGCGATGCGCTGGAACAAGAATCTGCTGAGCACTCTATGATGTCATCCAAAGAACCTTCCAGCAGGACAACAATGTGGATTACAAAAGAGGATTTGGACTTGATCACCCGCTGGATCAGACAGGGAAATAAACAAGGATTGATAGACCTGCTAGTGAGGCTCAAACATCGAATGAGCGAGCATAAGAGTACGCTGGATGGCGTAGCCGAAAATAGTCTGCGTTTTCTGCTGGTACATATGCTTCGTGAATTGCGCGAAGTACATGTCATGGCTGAACAGGACGAAATACACTTCTGGAGTGCATTGCATTCAGCAACCTCCATCAAGGAATTAATCGAACTGGCAGAGGCACTTGCTTATGTTTGTCATGACAAGAAAAGTGTTCCTCGCCCTTCTGTGTCTGAGTTGATCAGTTCTGCGTGCGAGTATATGAACGCCAGACTGGAATGTGATCTGGGCATTGATGAGGTAGCTGACTGGCTGGGGATCAGTCCGGGTTATTTTTGTCAGCTGTTCAAAAACCAGATGGGTGTAACCTTTGTTGAATATATGACCCATAAGCGGATGGAGAGTGCAGCTTTATTATTGAGTACCACGGAATGGAGTATTACAGCCATTGGAGAAGCGACGGGGTATAAGGAGCGGCGATATTTCTCCAAAGTATTTCATAAACATTTTC
- a CDS encoding sensor histidine kinase: protein MNLRMKLAMAFLLLIIVPMCTLGIGMFLVTSHTIEKKYNQQSEYALQAISYNIENVFQQINNVTDNGIATSVFQMALNAKDPSKQDLGIGNQLSLNASQRNFRSLLYNYPFISYAFLYDLRPRSSQDNQIVSIFTKENFQALPFQQFKVHPIFKEIQELNGVPKWLAPLEYPELTGVEPVFTQIRLVKELSYFQNIGVLVVQIKKGEMDRIFRHLQISDSAQDTSFLLINEEGLIVYDPSGRYSGEKMENLGVRSGIYGPGFSSTRAVFDGSESIISQYHLKNYNWSLVSVASWEALSAETNVFAGWSIIIILLCLLAAMVFNVFFMNRITGNIAVLVRFMRRVDDGDFNARVEGSGFDEMQLLAQGFNELLDRIGGLFRRVRAEQEQKAKAELRVLQAQIKPHFLFNTLESINGLAMRGEGRKVSEMVTRLGNMLRISIQDQEEISLSEELRHLQSYLEIQHYRFSDLFRYEIDIPSHLYTSSILKLTLQPLVENSIQHGFEGIEYQGVLRISAFVERNNLVLRVEDNGIGIPQEMLARFEYMAEDPPEYIMAEGTKQLSSMAERRGLGLRSVADRIRIQYGAGYGVFICSSPGHGTIIQCIIPQYEQGEDE from the coding sequence ATGAACTTGCGGATGAAGCTGGCCATGGCATTTCTGTTGCTCATCATTGTACCGATGTGCACGCTTGGAATCGGCATGTTCTTGGTCACATCACATACGATTGAGAAAAAATACAATCAGCAGTCTGAATATGCACTCCAGGCGATTAGCTATAATATCGAGAATGTTTTTCAGCAGATCAACAATGTCACGGACAATGGCATCGCCACATCGGTATTCCAGATGGCTTTGAACGCCAAAGATCCGAGCAAACAGGATCTTGGAATCGGTAATCAATTGTCGCTGAATGCCAGTCAGCGTAATTTCCGTTCCCTTTTATACAACTACCCATTCATCAGTTATGCCTTCTTGTATGATTTGCGTCCGCGTTCGTCCCAGGACAACCAGATTGTCTCTATATTTACGAAGGAAAATTTTCAAGCACTACCTTTTCAACAATTTAAGGTTCATCCAATATTCAAAGAAATCCAGGAGCTCAACGGCGTGCCCAAATGGCTGGCCCCTCTGGAATATCCTGAACTGACGGGCGTAGAGCCTGTCTTTACTCAGATTCGGTTAGTCAAGGAACTTAGTTATTTTCAGAATATTGGGGTCCTTGTCGTTCAGATTAAAAAAGGGGAGATGGACCGCATCTTCCGCCATCTGCAGATAAGTGATTCTGCACAGGATACTTCGTTCCTGCTGATCAATGAAGAGGGTCTGATCGTATACGATCCTTCCGGACGCTACAGCGGAGAGAAGATGGAGAATCTGGGTGTGCGATCTGGAATTTACGGACCGGGATTCAGCAGCACCAGAGCAGTGTTCGATGGCAGTGAAAGCATCATTTCACAATATCATCTGAAAAACTATAACTGGAGTCTGGTCAGTGTTGCTTCATGGGAAGCATTATCCGCAGAGACGAATGTGTTCGCAGGCTGGTCGATTATTATCATTCTGCTGTGTCTGCTTGCTGCGATGGTTTTCAATGTGTTCTTCATGAACCGGATTACCGGCAATATTGCGGTGCTCGTACGATTCATGAGACGTGTAGATGACGGGGATTTTAATGCCCGGGTCGAAGGAAGTGGCTTTGACGAGATGCAGTTGCTCGCCCAAGGATTCAATGAATTGCTGGATCGGATCGGAGGTCTGTTCCGACGTGTGCGTGCAGAGCAGGAACAGAAGGCCAAGGCAGAACTGCGCGTACTTCAAGCCCAGATCAAACCTCATTTTCTATTTAATACGCTGGAATCTATTAACGGACTAGCCATGAGGGGAGAAGGGCGTAAAGTAAGTGAAATGGTGACACGTCTTGGCAATATGCTGCGGATCAGTATCCAGGATCAGGAGGAGATTTCGCTCAGTGAGGAGCTAAGGCACTTGCAGAGTTATCTTGAGATCCAGCATTACAGGTTCAGTGATTTGTTCCGGTATGAGATCGACATTCCGTCTCATCTGTACACATCTTCCATACTCAAGCTTACTCTCCAACCCCTTGTGGAAAATAGTATTCAGCACGGGTTCGAGGGAATTGAATATCAGGGTGTACTTCGGATCAGTGCATTTGTGGAAAGGAATAACTTGGTGCTGCGAGTTGAGGATAATGGTATCGGTATTCCCCAGGAAATGTTGGCTCGATTCGAATACATGGCAGAAGACCCGCCTGAATACATCATGGCTGAGGGAACGAAGCAGCTGTCTTCAATGGCAGAGCGTCGAGGGCTGGGTTTAAGAAGTGTTGCAGATCGGATAAGGATTCAATATGGGGCCGGATACGGAGTGTTTATATGTTCTTCTCCGGGACATGGCACGATCATTCAATGTATTATTCCACAATATGAGCAGGGGGAAGATGAATGA